From Streptomyces sp. TLI_105, the proteins below share one genomic window:
- a CDS encoding ATP-binding cassette domain-containing protein has translation MPEPAVLTLRGISKRFGAVQALKDFDLEVHAGEVVALVGDNGAGKSTAVKSIAGVNPPDEGVIEWEGRPVGIHRPHDAQNLGIATVYQDLALCDNLDVVGNLFLGRELRRFGVLDEVRMEQRSRELLDTLSIRIPSVRIPVASLSGGQRQTVAIARSLIGDPKIVILDEPTAALGVEQTAEVLDLVERLREHGLGTILISHNMVDVMAVADRIAVMRLGRNNGLFDKRSTTTEEIISAITGATDSAVTRRQARKREEER, from the coding sequence TTGCCAGAGCCAGCCGTGCTCACCCTGCGGGGGATCTCCAAACGGTTCGGCGCGGTCCAGGCGTTGAAGGACTTCGATCTGGAGGTCCACGCCGGCGAGGTCGTCGCCCTCGTCGGCGACAACGGCGCCGGCAAGTCCACCGCCGTCAAGTCGATCGCCGGGGTGAACCCGCCCGACGAAGGCGTCATCGAGTGGGAGGGCCGACCGGTCGGCATCCACCGGCCCCACGACGCCCAGAACCTCGGCATCGCCACCGTCTACCAGGACCTCGCCCTGTGCGACAACCTCGACGTGGTCGGCAATCTCTTCCTCGGCCGCGAACTGCGCCGCTTCGGCGTCCTGGACGAGGTGCGGATGGAGCAGCGCTCGCGCGAACTGCTCGACACGCTCTCCATCCGCATCCCCAGCGTCCGGATCCCGGTCGCCTCCCTCTCGGGCGGCCAGCGCCAGACCGTCGCGATCGCCCGCTCCCTGATCGGCGACCCGAAGATCGTCATCCTGGACGAACCCACCGCCGCCCTGGGCGTGGAGCAGACCGCCGAAGTCCTCGACCTGGTCGAGCGGCTCCGCGAGCACGGTCTCGGCACCATTCTGATCAGCCACAACATGGTGGACGTGATGGCGGTCGCCGACCGCATCGCCGTCATGCGCCTCGGCCGGAACAACGGCCTCTTCGACAAGCGCTCCACGACCACCGAGGAGATCATCTCCGCCATCACCGGGGCCACCGACAGCGCCGTCACCCGCCGCCAGGCCCGCAAGCGGGAGGAGGAGCGATGA
- a CDS encoding substrate-binding domain-containing protein, translating into MTRTLRSAIALAGAAALSLGVMATSATALGAGSEKQGDIKIGLLLPESKTTRYEKFDKPYIEQKIKELAPDAQIDYYNAAESATTQQQQVNTALAKGDKVLILDAVDAKSIQSSVQKAHDAGVKVVAYDRLAQGPVDAYVSYDNHKVGELQGKALLAALGDKAKSGEIVMHNGSPTDPNAAEFKAGAHSVLDGKVKIGKEYDTPNWDPNNANQQMSGAISSLGKDKIVGVYSANDGLAAGISTALKAAGINVPLTGQDAQLDAIQRILIGTQTITVEKPYKPEADIAATMAVNLAEGKKLPSDLVPTTVTSDSDRKVAARLLDPVVVSKDNIKDTVVKDGLYTVKEICTPTYAAACKDAGLE; encoded by the coding sequence ATGACCCGTACTTTGCGGAGCGCGATAGCCCTGGCCGGAGCCGCAGCCCTCTCCCTCGGAGTGATGGCGACCAGTGCGACGGCCCTGGGCGCGGGGAGCGAGAAGCAGGGGGACATCAAGATCGGTCTGCTGCTGCCGGAGAGCAAGACCACCCGGTACGAGAAGTTCGACAAGCCCTACATCGAGCAGAAGATCAAGGAACTGGCGCCCGACGCCCAGATCGACTACTACAACGCCGCCGAGAGCGCCACCACCCAGCAACAGCAGGTCAACACCGCGCTCGCCAAGGGTGACAAGGTCCTCATCCTCGACGCCGTGGACGCCAAGTCCATCCAGTCCTCCGTGCAGAAGGCCCATGACGCGGGCGTCAAGGTCGTCGCGTACGACCGCCTCGCGCAGGGTCCCGTCGACGCCTACGTGTCGTACGACAACCACAAGGTGGGCGAGCTGCAGGGCAAGGCGCTCCTCGCCGCGCTCGGCGACAAGGCCAAGAGCGGTGAGATCGTGATGCACAACGGGTCGCCGACGGACCCGAACGCCGCCGAGTTCAAGGCCGGAGCGCACTCCGTCCTCGACGGCAAGGTGAAGATCGGCAAGGAGTACGACACCCCCAACTGGGACCCGAACAACGCCAACCAGCAGATGTCCGGCGCCATCAGCTCCCTCGGCAAGGACAAGATCGTCGGTGTCTACTCGGCCAACGACGGACTGGCCGCGGGCATCTCCACCGCCCTCAAGGCGGCCGGCATCAACGTGCCGCTGACCGGGCAGGACGCCCAACTCGACGCGATCCAGCGGATCCTGATCGGCACCCAGACGATCACGGTCGAGAAGCCGTACAAGCCGGAGGCCGACATCGCGGCCACCATGGCCGTCAACCTGGCGGAGGGCAAGAAGCTGCCGTCCGACCTGGTTCCCACCACCGTCACCAGCGACAGTGACCGCAAGGTCGCGGCCCGGCTGCTCGACCCGGTCGTGGTGAGCAAGGACAACATCAAGGACACCGTGGTCAAGGACGGGCTCTACACGGTCAAGGAGATCTGCACCCCGACCTATGCGGCGGCCTGCAAGGACGCCGGTCTCGAATAG
- a CDS encoding phosphotransferase, translating to MGRATSMTVDRGQFADAVTPWEEEAWRAEALGWSERELGRHGLEETGPRDVRVRPWSILVRFRTGAGERDAVWFKASAPDAAFEAALGGALADWVPEHVVAPFAVDAERGWSLLPDGGPLFRDVLDAGGAGPDAWARALGQYARMQRALTPYADRMTALGVPGGRTAQLPEIFDGLVEGNAALDPDARRALRDRRPRLLDWCAELDAYGIPDSLDHCDLHDAQLLAPAAGRFTFFDWGDANVAHPFTSLLVPARAVRERHGPEHVHRLRDAYLEPWTDLGPSLPELRRAAALATRLAALGRAVSWFRLFPGTPTTGCAEASAHWVNELFAESVVL from the coding sequence ATGGGACGAGCGACATCCATGACGGTCGACCGCGGGCAGTTCGCCGACGCGGTCACCCCCTGGGAGGAAGAGGCCTGGCGGGCGGAAGCACTCGGCTGGTCGGAGCGGGAGCTCGGCCGGCACGGCCTGGAGGAGACGGGGCCCCGTGACGTCAGGGTCCGGCCCTGGTCGATCCTCGTGCGGTTCCGGACCGGAGCCGGCGAGCGCGACGCGGTGTGGTTCAAGGCGAGCGCCCCCGACGCCGCCTTCGAGGCCGCCCTCGGCGGAGCGCTCGCCGACTGGGTGCCCGAGCACGTCGTGGCACCGTTCGCGGTCGACGCGGAGCGCGGCTGGTCGCTCCTCCCCGACGGCGGTCCCCTCTTCCGGGACGTCCTCGACGCCGGCGGCGCGGGGCCGGATGCCTGGGCGCGGGCGCTCGGCCAGTACGCGCGGATGCAGCGGGCGCTGACCCCGTACGCGGACCGGATGACCGCCCTCGGCGTGCCCGGCGGCCGCACCGCTCAGCTGCCGGAGATCTTCGACGGTCTCGTCGAGGGCAACGCAGCCCTGGACCCCGACGCCCGCCGCGCCCTCCGGGACCGGCGACCCCGGCTCCTCGACTGGTGCGCCGAGCTCGACGCGTACGGGATCCCGGACTCGCTCGACCACTGCGACCTGCACGACGCCCAGCTCCTCGCCCCCGCCGCCGGCCGCTTCACCTTCTTCGACTGGGGCGACGCCAACGTCGCCCACCCCTTCACCAGCCTGCTCGTCCCCGCCCGCGCCGTCCGGGAGCGCCACGGCCCCGAGCATGTGCACCGGCTGCGCGACGCCTATCTGGAGCCCTGGACCGACCTGGGGCCCTCCCTGCCGGAGCTCCGCCGCGCCGCGGCGCTCGCCACGCGGCTCGCCGCGCTGGGCCGGGCGGTCTCCTGGTTCCGCCTCTTCCCGGGCACGCCCACCACGGGGTGCGCGGAGGCGAGCGCCCACTGGGTGAACGAACTCTTCGCCGAATCGGTGGTCCTCTGA
- a CDS encoding cytochrome P450, whose product MSCPYDHTAASGTDAIALDPFVTDLDGESARLRAAGPLARVVLPGGVPCWAVTRHAEARKLLTDARLVKDIDVWGAWQRGEIPLDWPLIGLANPGRSMLTVDGEEHRRLRSLVAQALTARRVERLRAGIESLTEGMLDRLAERPSGEVVDLKAEFAYPLPMNVVGELMGVDPADHPRMKALFDKFFSTQTPPEEVPQMMADLGTLFAGIVAGKTENPGDDLTSALIEASEGGDRLTTEEITNTLQLMVAAGHETTISLIVNAVVALETHPEQRALVLKGEVPWENVIEETLRWSTPTSHVLIRFATEDIEVGDRILPEGEALIVSFGAIGRDEEQHGPTAGEFDVTRTPNRHISFGHGPHVCPGAALSRLEASVALPALYGRFPELRLAVPREELRNKPVVTQNDLFDLPVLLS is encoded by the coding sequence ATGAGCTGCCCGTACGACCACACCGCCGCGTCCGGCACCGATGCGATCGCCCTCGACCCGTTCGTCACCGACCTCGACGGCGAGAGCGCCCGGCTGCGCGCCGCCGGTCCGCTGGCCCGTGTCGTCCTGCCCGGCGGGGTGCCCTGCTGGGCCGTCACCCGGCACGCCGAGGCGCGCAAGCTGCTCACCGACGCCCGTCTCGTCAAGGACATCGACGTCTGGGGGGCGTGGCAGCGCGGCGAGATACCCCTGGACTGGCCGCTGATCGGTCTCGCGAACCCCGGCCGGTCGATGCTGACCGTCGACGGCGAGGAGCACCGCCGGCTGCGCTCGCTGGTCGCGCAGGCGCTGACGGCGCGTCGGGTGGAGCGGCTGCGGGCGGGCATCGAGTCCCTCACCGAGGGGATGCTCGACCGGCTGGCCGAGCGGCCGTCCGGCGAGGTCGTGGACCTGAAGGCGGAGTTCGCGTACCCGCTGCCGATGAACGTGGTGGGCGAGCTGATGGGGGTCGACCCGGCCGACCACCCGCGGATGAAGGCGCTGTTCGACAAGTTCTTCTCGACGCAGACGCCGCCCGAGGAGGTGCCGCAGATGATGGCGGACCTGGGCACGCTGTTCGCGGGGATCGTGGCGGGCAAGACGGAGAATCCGGGTGACGACCTGACGAGCGCACTGATCGAGGCGTCGGAGGGCGGTGACCGGCTGACCACGGAGGAGATCACCAACACCCTCCAGCTGATGGTGGCGGCCGGGCACGAGACGACGATCAGCCTGATCGTGAACGCCGTGGTCGCCCTGGAGACCCACCCGGAGCAGCGGGCCCTGGTGCTCAAGGGCGAGGTGCCGTGGGAGAACGTGATCGAGGAGACCCTGCGCTGGTCGACGCCCACCTCGCACGTGCTGATCCGCTTCGCCACCGAGGACATCGAGGTCGGTGACCGGATCCTGCCCGAGGGCGAGGCGCTGATCGTGTCGTTCGGCGCGATCGGCCGGGACGAGGAGCAGCACGGTCCGACGGCGGGCGAGTTCGACGTGACGCGGACGCCGAACCGGCACATCTCCTTCGGTCACGGCCCGCACGTGTGCCCGGGCGCGGCGCTCTCCCGCCTGGAGGCGTCGGTGGCGCTCCCCGCCCTGTACGGGCGCTTCCCGGAGCTGCGCCTCGCGGTGCCGCGCGAGGAGCTCCGCAACAAGCCGGTCGTCACCCAGAACGACCTCTTCGACCTCCCGGTCCTGCTGTCCTGA
- the trpS gene encoding tryptophan--tRNA ligase encodes MTILAPTAPATDDALGTTAARTRSAVLERQIRENPGRFRVLTGDRPTGRLHLGHYFGTLHNRVRLQDLGVELCVIIADYQVLTDRDVADNLTEHVEELVLDHLAIGVDPERSTVFTHSAVPALNQLLLPFLSLVSVAELNRNPTVKDEIAHSRQSAVSGLMFTYPVHQAADILFCKANLVPVGQDQLPHLEITRTVARRFNDRYGAVFPEPDALLSDAPLLLGTDGTKMSKSRGNAIALAATADETARLVKGAKTDSERHISYDPAGRPEVSSLLLLAALCQDRTPEEVAADIGSAGAAALKRTVTESVNEYLAPIRSRRAEYARDRAYLRRVLREGNERARSIADATLAEVRTAMNSHY; translated from the coding sequence ATGACCATCCTCGCCCCCACCGCCCCCGCCACCGACGACGCCCTGGGCACGACCGCCGCGCGGACCCGCAGCGCGGTCCTGGAGCGGCAGATCCGCGAAAACCCGGGGCGCTTCCGCGTCCTGACCGGCGACCGCCCCACCGGGCGGCTGCACCTGGGGCACTACTTCGGCACCCTGCACAACCGGGTCCGGCTCCAGGACCTGGGGGTGGAGCTGTGCGTGATCATCGCGGACTACCAGGTCCTGACCGACCGCGACGTGGCGGACAACCTCACCGAGCACGTCGAGGAGCTGGTGCTCGACCACCTCGCGATCGGTGTGGACCCTGAGCGCAGCACGGTCTTCACCCACAGCGCCGTCCCCGCCCTGAACCAGCTGCTGCTGCCCTTCCTCAGCCTGGTGTCGGTGGCGGAGCTGAACCGCAACCCCACCGTCAAGGACGAGATCGCCCACTCCCGGCAGTCCGCCGTCAGCGGCCTGATGTTCACCTATCCCGTCCACCAGGCCGCCGACATCCTGTTCTGCAAGGCGAACCTCGTCCCCGTCGGCCAGGACCAGCTGCCGCACCTGGAGATCACCCGGACCGTCGCCCGCCGGTTCAACGACCGCTACGGCGCCGTCTTCCCCGAGCCCGACGCCCTGCTGTCGGACGCCCCGCTGCTGCTCGGCACGGACGGCACCAAGATGAGCAAGAGCCGGGGCAACGCCATCGCCCTGGCCGCCACGGCCGACGAGACGGCCCGGCTGGTCAAGGGCGCGAAGACCGACTCCGAGCGTCACATCTCCTACGACCCGGCAGGCCGCCCCGAGGTGTCGTCCCTCCTGCTGCTCGCGGCCCTCTGCCAGGACCGCACCCCGGAGGAGGTCGCCGCCGACATCGGCTCCGCGGGCGCCGCCGCGCTGAAGCGGACCGTGACGGAGTCGGTCAACGAGTACCTGGCGCCGATCCGCTCCCGCCGCGCCGAGTACGCACGGGACCGCGCGTACCTCCGCCGGGTCCTGCGCGAGGGCAACGAGCGGGCCCGGTCGATCGCCGACGCGACCCTCGCCGAGGTCCGCACGGCGATGAACAGTCACTACTGA
- a CDS encoding amidohydrolase family protein, protein MCLEATPPPSPSVTRRGVLAGAAALAGTVAASGTAAAVSSTGTASPTGAAPGGRTPTGGDLVIRGGTLLDPATGEVTENAVVVIERGTVRAAGREGAVAVPQGAATLDAHGHWVLPGLVDAHIHLSTAAEARDAVRQGATSARSGSTTFYQDIAVRELARHSPALAPRLTAAGVFVTPDLGDTVLADPDLTPLARLKDGVRSAEALRRVVEVNLARGADVIKTRVNERAGLPEQDPLAQVYSYEQLAEIVAAARRRGKGVLCHSYSEQGCHDAVTAGIRSLEHGAFVGERTLREMRRRGTYFTPTLTAIAGLAESTNPILAERGRTYLPVLKRAVLAAHELGVPLAAGTDSSGGTVRPIGREVELMRAAGLSALDAIRTATTGASRLLGVDRTVGRLARGYAGDAILVPGDPLTDVTLLKHPTRVIRAGLPL, encoded by the coding sequence ATGTGCCTTGAAGCCACCCCGCCGCCTTCCCCCTCGGTGACCCGCCGCGGCGTCCTCGCGGGTGCGGCCGCGCTCGCCGGCACCGTGGCCGCGTCCGGCACGGCGGCCGCGGTCTCCTCGACGGGCACGGCCTCTCCGACGGGCGCGGCCCCGGGTGGGAGAACTCCGACCGGAGGCGACCTCGTGATCCGGGGCGGCACGCTCCTCGACCCCGCCACCGGCGAGGTCACCGAGAACGCCGTCGTCGTCATCGAGCGCGGGACCGTGCGCGCCGCGGGCCGCGAAGGCGCCGTCGCCGTGCCGCAGGGCGCCGCGACCCTCGACGCCCACGGCCACTGGGTCCTGCCGGGCCTGGTGGACGCGCACATCCACCTCAGCACCGCCGCCGAGGCCCGCGACGCCGTCCGCCAGGGCGCGACCAGCGCGCGCAGCGGATCGACCACCTTCTACCAGGACATCGCCGTCCGCGAACTCGCCCGGCACAGCCCGGCACTCGCACCCCGCCTGACGGCCGCCGGCGTCTTCGTCACCCCGGACCTCGGCGACACCGTCCTCGCCGACCCCGACCTCACCCCGCTCGCCCGCCTCAAGGACGGCGTGCGCTCGGCCGAGGCGCTGCGCCGGGTCGTCGAGGTCAACCTCGCCCGAGGCGCCGACGTCATCAAGACCCGCGTCAACGAGCGCGCCGGACTGCCGGAGCAGGACCCGCTGGCCCAGGTGTACTCGTACGAGCAGCTCGCCGAGATCGTCGCCGCCGCCCGGCGGCGCGGCAAGGGCGTCCTGTGCCACAGCTACAGCGAGCAGGGCTGCCACGACGCCGTCACGGCCGGCATCCGCTCCCTGGAGCACGGCGCGTTCGTCGGCGAGCGCACCCTGCGCGAGATGCGCCGCCGGGGTACGTACTTCACCCCCACCCTCACCGCCATCGCCGGCCTCGCGGAGTCCACGAACCCGATCCTCGCCGAGCGCGGCCGCACCTACCTCCCCGTGCTGAAGCGGGCCGTCCTCGCCGCGCACGAACTCGGCGTCCCCCTCGCCGCCGGCACCGACTCGTCCGGCGGCACCGTGCGCCCGATCGGCCGCGAGGTCGAACTCATGCGCGCCGCGGGGCTGTCCGCGCTCGACGCGATCCGCACCGCGACCACCGGGGCCTCCCGCCTGCTGGGCGTGGACCGCACGGTGGGCCGCCTCGCCCGGGGCTACGCGGGCGACGCGATCCTCGTACCGGGGGACCCCCTGACCGACGTGACCCTCCTCAAGCACCCGACCCGCGTGATACGCGCGGGCCTCCCCCTCTGA
- a CDS encoding cytochrome P450 produces MTLPEPQPVPLSGPRFQTDPTELYRQIRREHGAVAPVLLDGDVPAWLVLGYRELHQVTSDPVLFSRDSELWNQWDAIPADWPLLPMIGRKQPSILYTVGERHRERAGVVSDALEAIDPFVLRERAERFADELIDGLCGKGSCDIIAEYAMLLPVRVLASCYGFADEQGPALVTAMNDMINGQEGALEGQRHLAESMFALLAAKAETPGDDVASRMLANTAGFTVEEVAQDLMVMMAAGHQPTADWIGNSLRLMLTDDRFAASLAGGRHSVGEAMNEVLWEDTPTQNVAGRWASRDTHLGGRRIGRGDLLLLGLAAANSDPHVRTDSGAFTGGNNAHLSFGHGEHRCPFPAQEVAETIARTGIEVLLDRLPDVDLAVAEGALARRPSPWLRGLTALPVTYTPTPALGALG; encoded by the coding sequence GTGACCCTCCCCGAGCCCCAGCCGGTCCCGCTGAGCGGCCCCCGGTTCCAGACCGACCCCACCGAGCTGTACCGGCAGATACGACGCGAGCACGGGGCCGTCGCCCCGGTCCTGCTCGACGGGGACGTGCCCGCCTGGCTGGTCCTCGGCTACCGCGAGCTGCACCAGGTCACCAGCGACCCGGTGCTCTTCTCCCGCGACTCCGAGCTGTGGAACCAGTGGGACGCCATCCCGGCGGACTGGCCGCTGCTGCCGATGATCGGCCGCAAGCAGCCGTCCATCCTCTACACGGTCGGCGAGCGGCACCGCGAGCGGGCCGGGGTCGTCTCCGACGCCCTGGAGGCGATCGACCCGTTCGTCCTGCGGGAGCGGGCCGAGCGCTTCGCCGACGAGCTCATCGACGGGCTGTGCGGCAAGGGCTCCTGCGACATCATCGCCGAGTACGCGATGCTCCTGCCGGTGCGGGTCCTCGCCAGCTGCTACGGCTTCGCCGACGAGCAGGGCCCTGCGCTCGTCACCGCCATGAACGACATGATCAACGGTCAGGAGGGCGCGCTGGAGGGCCAGCGTCACCTGGCCGAGTCGATGTTCGCGCTGCTCGCCGCCAAGGCCGAGACGCCGGGGGACGACGTCGCCTCCCGGATGCTCGCCAACACCGCCGGGTTCACCGTCGAGGAGGTCGCCCAGGACCTCATGGTAATGATGGCCGCGGGCCACCAGCCGACCGCCGACTGGATCGGCAACTCGCTGCGCCTGATGCTCACCGACGACCGGTTCGCGGCCTCGCTCGCCGGCGGCCGGCACAGCGTCGGCGAGGCGATGAACGAGGTCCTGTGGGAGGACACCCCGACGCAGAACGTCGCCGGGCGGTGGGCCTCGCGCGACACCCACCTCGGCGGGCGGCGGATCGGCCGCGGCGACCTGCTGCTGCTCGGCCTGGCCGCGGCCAACTCCGATCCGCACGTGCGCACCGACTCCGGCGCGTTCACCGGTGGCAACAACGCCCACCTCTCCTTCGGTCACGGCGAGCACCGCTGCCCGTTCCCCGCGCAGGAGGTCGCCGAGACGATCGCCCGGACGGGGATCGAGGTGCTGCTCGACCGGCTGCCGGACGTGGACCTCGCGGTCGCCGAGGGCGCCCTCGCCCGCCGCCCCTCCCCCTGGCTGCGCGGTCTGACCGCGCTCCCCGTGACGTACACCCCGACCCCCGCCCTTGGAGCCCTCGGATGA
- a CDS encoding SRPBCC family protein: MPVITETIDISRKPAEVFSYVTDPTHLPEWQESAVSVHKIGDDPLAVGSKVAVTRRLGKREFTSTMQVIEWEPPRHWHVHGIDGPVRGDVQGTIEPLDDGEHCRLTLSLDFEGHGVGKALVPLVVRPQVRREMPRDELTLKGILESGTTG, encoded by the coding sequence ATGCCTGTCATCACCGAAACCATCGACATCTCCCGCAAGCCCGCGGAGGTCTTCTCCTACGTGACCGACCCGACGCATCTGCCCGAGTGGCAGGAGAGCGCGGTCTCGGTCCACAAGATCGGCGACGACCCCTTGGCGGTCGGCTCCAAGGTCGCCGTCACCCGGCGCCTCGGCAAGCGGGAGTTCACCTCGACCATGCAGGTCATCGAGTGGGAGCCGCCGAGGCACTGGCACGTGCACGGCATCGACGGCCCCGTACGCGGCGACGTGCAGGGCACCATCGAGCCGCTGGACGACGGCGAGCACTGCCGTCTGACGCTCTCCCTCGACTTCGAGGGGCACGGCGTCGGAAAGGCCCTGGTCCCCCTCGTCGTCCGCCCGCAGGTGCGAAGGGAGATGCCGAGGGACGAACTGACCCTCAAGGGCATCCTGGAGAGCGGCACGACCGGCTGA
- a CDS encoding Lrp/AsnC family transcriptional regulator yields MDAIDRALLAELQRDATQAYAVLGKAVGLSAGAAHERVRKLRERGVIRRTTVDVDPAALGQDVLAFVMVDSSAWIGDSAAAFAAIPEIQEAHVIAGSASVLVKVRTATTVQLQDVLRRLYAIEGVSGTQATVSLETFFERPVSPE; encoded by the coding sequence CTGGACGCCATCGACCGGGCGCTGCTCGCGGAGCTGCAGCGGGACGCCACGCAGGCGTACGCGGTGCTGGGCAAGGCGGTCGGTCTGTCGGCCGGCGCCGCGCACGAGCGGGTGCGGAAGCTGCGGGAGCGCGGCGTCATCCGCCGCACCACCGTGGACGTCGATCCCGCCGCGCTCGGACAGGACGTGCTCGCCTTCGTCATGGTCGACTCGTCCGCCTGGATCGGGGACTCGGCGGCGGCGTTCGCCGCGATCCCCGAGATCCAGGAGGCGCACGTCATCGCCGGGAGCGCCTCGGTCCTGGTGAAGGTGCGCACCGCGACCACGGTGCAACTCCAGGACGTGCTGCGCCGGTTGTACGCGATCGAGGGCGTGAGCGGCACGCAGGCGACGGTGTCCCTGGAGACCTTCTTCGAGCGGCCGGTGTCCCCGGAGTGA
- a CDS encoding DUF6328 family protein, producing the protein MEAEPDRRDGRRHGRDETEEERADRRWTDLMQEIRVAQTGVQILLGFLLTVAFTPHFQGLDQTDKTIYVITIVLGSLATGALIGPVAFHRIVAGRRIKPQAVVWASRLTFIGLVLLLATLTSALFLVLRVVTHDAYVPWLVSGVLAWYLLCWFALPLWTRFHYTERG; encoded by the coding sequence ATGGAGGCGGAGCCGGATCGGCGGGACGGGCGTCGCCACGGCCGCGACGAGACCGAGGAGGAACGGGCCGACCGGCGCTGGACGGACCTCATGCAGGAGATCCGGGTGGCGCAGACCGGCGTCCAGATCCTCCTCGGCTTCCTCCTCACCGTGGCCTTCACCCCGCACTTCCAGGGTCTCGACCAGACCGACAAGACGATCTACGTCATCACGATCGTGCTCGGATCGCTGGCCACGGGCGCGCTCATCGGCCCCGTCGCCTTCCACCGGATCGTGGCGGGACGGCGGATCAAACCCCAGGCGGTCGTCTGGGCCTCACGCCTCACCTTCATCGGTCTCGTCCTGCTCCTGGCGACCCTGACATCGGCCCTCTTCCTCGTCCTGCGGGTGGTCACGCACGACGCGTACGTGCCCTGGCTCGTCTCCGGCGTCCTCGCCTGGTACCTGCTCTGCTGGTTCGCGCTGCCTCTGTGGACCCGTTTCCACTACACCGAGAGGGGCTGA
- a CDS encoding sugar ABC transporter permease, whose amino-acid sequence MRRDRAPGDAAAQEPASESMPAVDTRLLVREEGLKGYLGEFRRKLRSGELGSLPVVIAVIIIWTVFGSLDSTFLSAQNLSDLSQQIVGTGMIAVGIVFVLLLGEIDLSVGSVSGLCAAIFAVLNVLNGMNQWLALLVAIAGGAAVGLIHGFFFAKVGVPAFVVTLAGNLAWNGLMLQILGSSGTVNIPSESIVSKLYSTIFHSPATAYVTAAVGVGLFLAASLLDARRRRAARVPFRPVAEIVLRTAVIAAIAFVAAYILNQYQGLPLALLIFLILLVVLDFVLRRTTYGRRIFAVGGNIEGARRAGISVPFVRMTVFSISGTMAAVGGIFLAGQIQSASQTSGGGNLLMNVIAAAVIGGTSLFGGRGSVWSALLGALVIGSIQSGMNIMGVSNAVQFMITGSVLLAAVVVDSLSRRSQKAAGRA is encoded by the coding sequence ATGAGACGGGACCGCGCCCCCGGCGACGCCGCCGCCCAGGAACCGGCGTCCGAGTCGATGCCCGCGGTGGACACCCGGCTGCTCGTGCGCGAGGAGGGTCTGAAGGGGTACCTCGGGGAGTTCCGCCGCAAGCTGCGCAGCGGAGAGCTGGGGTCGCTGCCCGTCGTCATCGCCGTGATCATCATCTGGACGGTCTTCGGCAGCCTCGACAGCACCTTCCTCTCGGCCCAGAACCTCTCCGACCTCAGCCAGCAGATCGTCGGCACCGGCATGATCGCCGTCGGCATCGTCTTCGTCCTGCTGCTCGGCGAGATCGACCTCTCCGTCGGCTCCGTCAGCGGCCTGTGCGCCGCCATCTTCGCCGTGCTCAACGTCCTGAACGGCATGAACCAATGGCTGGCGCTCCTCGTCGCCATCGCGGGCGGAGCGGCCGTCGGGCTCATCCACGGCTTCTTCTTCGCGAAGGTCGGCGTGCCGGCGTTCGTGGTCACCCTCGCGGGCAACCTCGCCTGGAACGGTCTGATGCTCCAGATCCTGGGCAGCAGCGGCACGGTCAACATCCCGAGCGAGAGCATCGTCTCCAAGCTCTACTCGACGATCTTCCACAGCCCCGCCACGGCCTACGTGACCGCGGCCGTGGGGGTCGGGCTCTTCCTCGCCGCCTCGCTCCTGGACGCCAGACGCCGCCGGGCCGCCCGGGTGCCGTTCCGGCCGGTCGCCGAGATCGTGCTCCGTACGGCCGTGATCGCCGCGATCGCGTTCGTCGCGGCGTACATCCTCAACCAGTACCAAGGGCTTCCGCTCGCGCTCCTCATCTTCCTGATCCTGCTGGTGGTCCTGGACTTCGTGCTGCGCCGTACGACCTACGGGCGGCGGATCTTCGCCGTCGGCGGGAACATCGAGGGCGCGCGCCGGGCCGGCATCAGCGTGCCGTTCGTCCGGATGACCGTCTTCTCGATCTCCGGCACCATGGCGGCGGTCGGCGGCATCTTCCTGGCCGGCCAGATCCAGTCCGCGAGCCAGACCTCCGGCGGCGGCAACCTGCTGATGAACGTCATCGCCGCGGCCGTCATCGGCGGCACGAGCCTGTTCGGCGGGCGCGGCTCGGTCTGGTCCGCCCTTCTCGGCGCGCTGGTCATCGGATCCATCCAATCGGGCATGAACATCATGGGTGTCAGCAATGCCGTCCAGTTCATGATCACCGGATCGGTGCTGCTGGCCGCCGTCGTCGTCGACTCGCTGTCCCGCCGGAGCCAGAAGGCCGCGGGCCGCGCCTGA